The Gemmatimonadaceae bacterium genome has a segment encoding these proteins:
- a CDS encoding ABC transporter permease, with protein MSAFDWLPWVRARQTRELADEMRAHLEHAQADFIARGESPREAALHARREFGNVELVRETARDEWSRGGAWLEAFGHDVRFSLRMMRKSWGFTTVAALTIAFGVGATTAIFGVVDATLLRSLPYPHAEQLVRIQDDLLGSGASDVGMSTPEWHDLERSGAFEQVSPVWFDDNNLTGGGLTRAQHVGLSIVAPNYFALLGVKPQLGTTFDPADHTGGFNGQAVISDAVWTRLFGRDPSALGRIVQLDSDSYRIIGIMPPTFEAPGRSREERSTEVWVAMGFAGPPLTNYTRSGTHFPGVLARVERGVSLAEAQSRIDALVHTLRAQYPKDYPPRAEWTLRIVPLKDIVVGNVRQSLLFLFGAVSLVLLIGCANVANLLLARASSRSRELAVREAIGASTGRLIAQLLTESVAISVLGGLVGLVILFIARAEIRSLVPAELPRASEIGIGWATFSFAFGVSIAAGVVFGLASALFVRRLDVNRTLKQEGRASTASREQARTRRFLVVGQIALSTVLLVAAGLLVRSFMQLTRAPLGFDAHGVTVVRTRLPYPNEDKEDLYPTPAAEAPFVREVRRRVLTLPGVEAAALGASASIPLDHPEQDQNVMSVIVEGHAGEPPALVTGAVVSPEYFDVLHLPLRSGRLFTDFDRDKSPLVAVVNESMAERFWPHESALGKRIKLSPGALVWATVVGIVADARTEAIETAREPVLYASLYQRSAKHLAIFLRGRSVDESIADAVRGEVQSVNQALPVFGAESLERVVADSLAARRFVLRMMALFALTALVLAGLGLYGVVSHAVAERTHEIGLRVALGAQGGDVTRLVLRQGMKLCATGAVLGLVGAAGLAYEMSSRLYGVRAADPLSFGVVTAVMFFIAGVACYLPLRRAVRVDPLTALRS; from the coding sequence ATGAGTGCGTTCGACTGGCTGCCGTGGGTCCGCGCGCGCCAGACGCGCGAGCTTGCCGACGAGATGCGCGCGCACCTCGAGCATGCCCAGGCGGATTTCATCGCGCGCGGCGAGTCGCCGCGCGAGGCGGCGCTGCACGCGCGCCGGGAATTCGGCAACGTCGAGCTCGTGCGCGAAACCGCGCGCGACGAGTGGAGCCGCGGCGGCGCATGGCTCGAGGCGTTCGGCCACGACGTTCGATTTTCCTTGCGCATGATGCGGAAGTCGTGGGGCTTCACGACCGTTGCCGCGCTCACGATCGCGTTCGGTGTCGGCGCGACGACGGCCATCTTCGGCGTCGTCGACGCCACGTTGTTGCGCTCCCTGCCATATCCGCACGCCGAACAGCTCGTGCGAATTCAGGACGACCTGCTCGGCAGCGGTGCGAGCGATGTCGGAATGTCGACGCCGGAGTGGCACGATCTCGAGCGTTCGGGTGCGTTCGAGCAGGTCTCGCCGGTGTGGTTCGACGACAACAACCTGACCGGCGGCGGGTTGACCAGAGCCCAGCACGTCGGTTTGTCGATCGTTGCGCCGAACTACTTCGCGCTGCTCGGCGTGAAGCCGCAACTCGGCACGACGTTCGATCCGGCGGATCACACCGGCGGCTTCAACGGACAGGCGGTCATCAGCGACGCGGTGTGGACGCGCCTGTTCGGCCGCGACCCGTCGGCGCTCGGACGCATCGTGCAACTCGACTCCGATTCGTATCGCATCATCGGCATCATGCCGCCGACGTTCGAGGCGCCCGGTCGCTCGCGCGAAGAGCGCAGTACGGAGGTTTGGGTCGCGATGGGCTTTGCCGGCCCGCCGCTCACGAACTACACGCGGTCGGGAACACACTTTCCCGGTGTGCTCGCACGCGTCGAGCGCGGCGTGTCGCTTGCCGAAGCGCAATCGCGAATCGACGCGCTCGTGCACACGCTACGTGCGCAGTATCCCAAGGATTATCCACCGCGCGCCGAGTGGACCCTTCGCATCGTGCCGCTCAAGGACATCGTGGTTGGAAATGTGCGACAGTCGCTGCTGTTCTTGTTCGGTGCGGTGTCCCTCGTGCTGCTGATCGGCTGTGCGAATGTCGCCAACTTGCTGCTGGCACGGGCCAGCAGTCGTAGCCGAGAGTTGGCGGTGCGCGAAGCGATCGGTGCGTCGACTGGGCGGCTGATCGCGCAGCTCCTCACGGAGAGCGTTGCGATCTCGGTGCTCGGCGGTCTTGTCGGCTTGGTGATCCTTTTCATCGCCCGCGCCGAGATCCGGAGCCTCGTACCCGCGGAATTGCCGCGCGCGAGCGAGATCGGCATCGGGTGGGCCACGTTCAGCTTCGCATTCGGTGTATCGATCGCCGCCGGTGTGGTCTTCGGCTTGGCCTCGGCGCTGTTCGTGCGCCGGCTCGACGTCAATCGCACGCTGAAGCAGGAAGGACGCGCGTCGACCGCCTCACGCGAGCAGGCGCGAACACGCCGGTTCCTCGTCGTCGGGCAGATCGCGCTCTCGACGGTGTTGCTGGTCGCCGCGGGATTGTTGGTGCGAAGCTTCATGCAGCTGACGCGTGCGCCGCTTGGCTTCGACGCGCACGGCGTGACCGTGGTACGAACGCGGCTGCCATATCCGAACGAGGACAAGGAAGACTTGTACCCGACGCCGGCGGCCGAGGCGCCGTTCGTTCGCGAGGTGCGGCGTCGCGTGCTCACACTTCCAGGTGTGGAGGCCGCGGCGCTTGGCGCAAGCGCCTCTATTCCGCTCGATCACCCGGAGCAGGATCAGAACGTCATGAGTGTCATCGTCGAGGGGCACGCTGGCGAGCCGCCGGCGTTGGTGACCGGCGCCGTCGTGTCGCCCGAGTATTTCGACGTGCTGCACCTTCCGCTCCGAAGCGGCCGGCTGTTCACCGACTTCGACCGCGACAAATCGCCGCTCGTCGCGGTCGTGAACGAATCGATGGCCGAGCGGTTCTGGCCGCACGAGAGCGCGCTCGGGAAGCGCATCAAGCTGTCACCGGGCGCGCTGGTATGGGCGACGGTCGTCGGTATCGTCGCCGACGCGCGAACGGAAGCGATCGAAACCGCGCGCGAGCCTGTGCTCTACGCGAGCCTCTATCAACGGAGCGCAAAGCATCTCGCGATCTTTTTGCGAGGGCGATCCGTGGACGAGTCGATCGCCGACGCGGTCCGCGGCGAAGTGCAGAGTGTGAATCAGGCACTGCCGGTCTTCGGAGCGGAGTCGTTGGAGCGCGTGGTGGCGGATTCTCTCGCGGCGCGCCGCTTCGTGCTCCGTATGATGGCGCTGTTCGCACTCACGGCGTTGGTGCTCGCGGGACTCGGCCTCTATGGCGTGGTTTCGCACGCCGTCGCGGAACGCACGCATGAAATTGGCTTGCGCGTGGCGCTCGGCGCACAAGGGGGAGACGTGACGCGCTTGGTGTTGCG
- a CDS encoding PadR family transcriptional regulator, translated as MPRKLPAPSRVEVLQGTLDLIVLQTLRWGPAHGYAIVQLIRAGSGNMLQVETGSLYPALQRLTRQRVISTEWGVSDQGRRVRLYRLTPKGRARLAAEVSKWDRLSDAIASLMRPPKGSEA; from the coding sequence ATGCCGCGAAAATTACCGGCGCCGTCCCGCGTCGAGGTCCTCCAGGGCACGCTCGACCTGATCGTGCTGCAAACGCTCCGCTGGGGCCCCGCCCACGGCTACGCGATCGTGCAATTGATCCGCGCCGGCTCGGGCAACATGCTGCAGGTGGAGACCGGATCACTCTATCCGGCGCTGCAGCGCCTCACGAGGCAGCGCGTGATCTCAACCGAATGGGGCGTATCCGACCAGGGGCGGCGCGTGCGGCTGTATCGCCTCACGCCGAAGGGGCGCGCGCGTCTCGCCGCCGAGGTGTCGAAGTGGGATCGGCTGAGCGACGCGATCGCGTCGCTCATGCGCCCGCCCAAAGGGTCCGAAGCATGA
- a CDS encoding M1 family aminopeptidase yields the protein MTAYLAIVRWEVRYYLRRISTWVYFGIFFAIAFLFMLIAGGAWDQFNVALGSGGKVLANAPYALATLIPILSLFGVSITAALAGNALYKDYEYRMDPLFYTTPVSKAAFFGGRYTGALIVNMLVVSGIGVGSFVASVSPWVHADKMGPFRLMSYLQPYFGVVLPNVVLTAALFFGLVALTRQMLPNYVGGALLLVGYLLAGSLLTDIQNKDLAALLDPFGLRATNLLTQYWSIAEKNSRLVPISGILLENRLLWIGVAAALFIGSFAVFRFAHALGDTARPQEMPAVDEPAAVVEEEAVAEPVVAPLRVTALPSVTQRSDLGARWVQFQSVFARSFWRIVRSRYFGAIVGGGLLYLIVAARTTGKLYGTTTWPVTYQMESILSGSFGTFILVIIVFYSGELIWAERDVKLNQIYDATPVTNVVSFLAKFSALAAVILAMLGMTMVAGIATQAARGYYHFEIPLYLESLLGFRFIDYLLIAVLAMVVHVLVNHKYLGHFLIILLFFGMGLLGALGVESNLYQYASDSGSAYSDMNGWGPYAWPYLWWKLYWSAFGVLLLVLSTVYWVRGEERSFGVRSRLARARFQGKARTTAIGAGVAFAALGGFIYYNTNILNTLRSSKAERHLRAQRELLYKRFETAPQPRIVGITLAVDLYPSKRDAIVTGQYVLRNKTASPIDSIHVGIDEDLEIRTFDFDGGATRVVADAPRNYYIWRLAHPLAPGDSTVLHFVLGRVHHGFTNEIRDNAVTGNGTFLENVQFMPTIGYDAREEIQDEDARKKEHLPPRPRMRPPTDRSTWANNYISHDADWLSYDATVSTDLDQTALTSGYLQKEWTANGRRYFHYKMDAPILNLWAFQSARYAIRHATWRPADAHAAAGDSVDIAILYHPSHAYNVDRMLDAVKKSLDYYTTNFSPYQYHQLRIVEFPRYATFAQSLPNTIPFSEAIGFIARVESPDDVDYPFYVTAHEVAHQWWAHQVVGADAQGSTMLSETMAQYSALMVMEKEFGPANMRKFLEYELNSYLLGRATERRKELPLELGENQPYIHYNKGSLVTYALRDYLGEARMNAAVRGFLNATKFKGPPYPTSLELVDSLRAATPDSLKYLIADLFENITLYELKTDSVNASAAPAGSPGKYAVDLYVTAKKVRADSLGKETQQAMDDWIDIGLFAKAPAKPDPTIDSKVGVPLYLVKHRILTGPQKVTVFVDQIPYRAGIDPLHKLIDRITTDNTVGVRDRTRTAAKK from the coding sequence ATGACCGCCTACCTCGCGATCGTCCGCTGGGAGGTTCGCTACTATCTGCGGCGAATCTCCACGTGGGTGTATTTCGGCATCTTCTTCGCGATCGCGTTCCTGTTCATGCTGATCGCCGGCGGGGCGTGGGACCAGTTCAACGTGGCCTTGGGCAGCGGCGGCAAGGTGCTGGCGAACGCGCCCTACGCGCTCGCGACGCTCATACCAATTCTCTCATTGTTCGGCGTCTCGATCACGGCGGCGCTCGCCGGCAACGCGTTGTACAAGGATTACGAGTACCGCATGGACCCGCTGTTCTATACGACGCCGGTGAGCAAGGCGGCGTTCTTCGGCGGGCGGTACACCGGCGCGCTGATCGTGAACATGCTCGTCGTATCGGGCATCGGCGTCGGATCGTTCGTCGCGTCGGTGTCGCCGTGGGTGCACGCGGACAAGATGGGACCGTTCCGCCTGATGTCGTACCTGCAGCCGTACTTCGGCGTCGTGCTGCCCAACGTCGTGCTGACGGCGGCGCTGTTCTTCGGCCTGGTGGCGCTGACCCGACAGATGCTGCCCAACTATGTCGGCGGCGCGCTGCTGCTGGTGGGATATCTGCTGGCGGGAAGTCTCCTCACCGACATTCAGAACAAGGATCTCGCGGCGCTGCTCGATCCATTCGGATTGCGCGCCACGAACCTGCTGACGCAGTACTGGTCGATCGCCGAAAAGAATTCGCGGCTCGTGCCGATCTCGGGGATTCTGCTCGAGAATCGCCTGCTCTGGATCGGCGTGGCGGCGGCATTGTTCATCGGCTCGTTCGCGGTGTTCCGATTCGCGCATGCGTTGGGCGACACGGCGCGTCCGCAGGAGATGCCGGCCGTCGACGAGCCGGCCGCAGTGGTCGAAGAGGAAGCGGTCGCGGAGCCCGTCGTCGCCCCGCTGCGCGTCACCGCGTTGCCGTCGGTGACGCAGCGATCCGATCTCGGCGCGCGCTGGGTCCAATTCCAATCCGTGTTCGCGCGATCGTTCTGGCGTATCGTGCGCAGCCGCTACTTCGGCGCGATCGTCGGCGGTGGTCTCCTGTATCTGATCGTCGCCGCACGCACGACGGGCAAGCTGTACGGCACGACGACGTGGCCGGTGACGTACCAGATGGAGAGCATCCTGAGCGGCTCGTTCGGGACGTTTATCCTCGTGATCATCGTCTTCTATTCCGGCGAATTGATCTGGGCCGAGCGCGACGTGAAGCTCAATCAGATCTACGACGCGACGCCGGTGACGAACGTCGTGTCGTTCCTGGCGAAATTCTCGGCGCTCGCGGCGGTGATTCTCGCGATGCTGGGCATGACGATGGTGGCGGGCATCGCGACGCAGGCGGCGCGCGGCTACTACCACTTCGAGATTCCACTGTACCTCGAGTCGCTGCTCGGCTTCCGGTTCATCGACTATCTGCTGATCGCGGTGCTGGCGATGGTGGTTCACGTGCTCGTGAATCACAAATACCTCGGCCACTTCCTGATCATTCTGCTGTTTTTCGGCATGGGATTGCTCGGCGCCCTGGGTGTCGAGAGCAACCTGTATCAGTACGCGTCGGACAGCGGCTCGGCGTACTCGGACATGAACGGCTGGGGGCCGTACGCGTGGCCGTATCTGTGGTGGAAGCTGTACTGGAGCGCGTTCGGGGTGCTGCTGCTGGTGCTGAGCACCGTGTACTGGGTGCGCGGCGAGGAGCGCTCGTTCGGCGTGCGGTCGCGGTTGGCACGGGCGCGCTTCCAGGGCAAGGCACGCACCACCGCGATCGGCGCCGGTGTCGCGTTTGCCGCCCTCGGCGGATTCATATATTATAATACTAATATTCTAAATACCTTGCGATCGAGCAAGGCCGAGCGGCACTTGCGGGCCCAGCGGGAGCTGTTGTACAAGCGGTTCGAGACCGCGCCGCAGCCGAGGATCGTCGGGATCACGCTCGCGGTCGATCTCTATCCGTCGAAGCGCGACGCGATCGTCACCGGACAGTACGTCCTCCGCAACAAGACCGCGTCGCCGATCGATTCGATCCACGTCGGCATCGACGAGGACCTGGAGATCCGCACGTTCGACTTCGACGGCGGCGCCACGCGCGTCGTCGCCGATGCCCCGCGCAACTATTACATCTGGCGGCTGGCGCATCCCCTCGCGCCCGGCGACTCGACGGTGCTGCACTTCGTCCTCGGCCGCGTGCATCACGGATTCACGAACGAGATCCGGGACAATGCGGTGACGGGCAACGGCACGTTTCTCGAGAACGTGCAGTTCATGCCGACGATCGGCTACGACGCCCGCGAGGAGATTCAGGACGAGGACGCGCGCAAGAAGGAGCACTTGCCGCCCCGCCCGCGCATGCGGCCGCCGACGGATCGCAGCACGTGGGCGAACAACTACATCAGTCACGACGCCGATTGGCTGAGCTACGACGCCACCGTGAGCACCGATCTCGACCAGACCGCGCTCACCTCGGGATATTTGCAGAAGGAATGGACGGCGAACGGCCGGCGGTATTTCCACTATAAGATGGACGCGCCCATTCTGAACCTGTGGGCGTTTCAGTCGGCGCGGTACGCGATCCGCCATGCGACGTGGCGGCCGGCGGACGCGCACGCCGCGGCGGGCGATTCGGTGGACATCGCCATTCTCTATCATCCCTCACACGCGTACAACGTGGACCGGATGCTGGATGCCGTGAAGAAATCGCTCGACTACTACACGACGAATTTCTCTCCGTACCAGTATCATCAACTTCGCATCGTGGAGTTTCCGCGCTACGCGACGTTCGCGCAGTCGCTGCCGAACACCATTCCGTTCTCCGAGGCGATCGGATTCATCGCGCGCGTCGAGAGCCCGGACGACGTCGATTACCCGTTCTACGTGACGGCGCACGAAGTGGCGCACCAGTGGTGGGCACATCAAGTCGTCGGTGCGGACGCGCAAGGCTCGACGATGCTCTCCGAGACGATGGCGCAGTATTCCGCGCTCATGGTCATGGAGAAGGAGTTCGGTCCCGCCAACATGCGCAAGTTTCTGGAGTACGAGCTGAATTCGTATCTCCTCGGCCGCGCGACGGAGCGGCGCAAGGAGTTGCCGCTCGAGCTCGGGGAGAATCAGCCGTACATCCATTACAACAAGGGCTCGCTCGTCACGTACGCGCTGCGCGATTATCTGGGCGAGGCGCGTATGAACGCCGCGGTGCGCGGCTTTCTGAACGCGACGAAGTTCAAGGGGCCGCCGTATCCGACGTCGCTCGAGCTCGTCGACTCGCTGCGCGCCGCGACGCCCGATTCCCTCAAGTATCTGATCGCCGATCTGTTCGAGAACATCACGCTGTACGAGCTCAAAACGGATTCCGTGAACGCGAGCGCCGCACCCGCGGGATCGCCGGGGAAGTATGCGGTCGATTTGTACGTCACGGCGAAGAAGGTGCGCGCCGACAGTCTCGGCAAAGAGACGCAGCAGGCGATGGACGACTGGATCGACATCGGCCTGTTCGCCAAGGCGCCGGCCAAGCCCGACCCGACGATCGACTCCAAGGTTGGCGTGCCGCTGTATCTCGTGAAGCACCGCATTCTGACCGGGCCGCAGAAGGTGACGGTGTTCGTGGATCAGATTCCGTATCGCGCGGGGATCGACCCGCTGCACAAGCTGATCGACCGCATCACGACCGACAACACGGTCGGCGTGCGCGACCGGACGCGGACCGCGGCGAAGAAATAA
- a CDS encoding ABC transporter ATP-binding protein, whose product MELRIEGLSKTYENGTRALNNVSLTIPPGMFGLLGPNGAGKSTLMRILATLQEADAGSARLGDIDVLRDKQVVRSRLGYLPQEFGVYPKVTAEDLLDHFAVLKGITDRAERRRIVDALFEQTNLESARRKQLGSYSGGMRQRFGIAVALLGNPNLIIVDEPTAGLDPAERVRFLNLLAELGESAVVILSTHIVDDVSDLCSRMAIIDRGEIRLEGEPAAAIANVRGKIWVRAVPRAELNDMQRDYSVVSTKLAGGKTVVRVFGESQPGPEFEPTMATLEDVYFAALRQQLTAGAGAVADSAPGVA is encoded by the coding sequence ATGGAATTGCGCATCGAGGGCCTGTCGAAGACGTACGAGAACGGCACGCGCGCTCTGAACAACGTGTCGTTGACGATTCCACCCGGCATGTTCGGGCTGCTCGGACCGAACGGTGCAGGGAAGTCGACGCTGATGCGCATTCTCGCGACGCTACAGGAAGCCGATGCGGGTTCGGCCCGCCTCGGCGACATCGATGTGTTGCGCGACAAGCAGGTGGTGCGCAGTCGCCTGGGCTACTTGCCGCAGGAATTCGGCGTGTACCCGAAGGTCACGGCCGAGGATCTGCTCGATCACTTCGCGGTGCTCAAGGGCATCACCGATCGTGCCGAGCGACGGCGCATCGTCGACGCGCTCTTCGAGCAGACGAATCTCGAAAGCGCGCGCCGGAAGCAGCTCGGGAGCTATTCCGGCGGCATGCGCCAACGGTTCGGTATCGCCGTCGCGCTGCTCGGCAACCCGAATCTGATCATCGTCGACGAGCCGACGGCCGGACTCGACCCCGCCGAACGCGTGCGCTTCCTGAATCTGCTCGCCGAGCTCGGCGAGAGCGCGGTGGTGATTCTCTCGACCCACATCGTGGACGACGTGAGCGATCTGTGTTCGCGCATGGCGATCATCGATCGCGGCGAGATTCGCCTGGAAGGCGAGCCCGCGGCGGCGATCGCGAACGTGCGGGGCAAGATCTGGGTGCGCGCCGTGCCGCGCGCCGAGTTGAACGACATGCAGCGCGACTACTCGGTGGTCTCGACGAAACTGGCAGGCGGCAAGACGGTGGTGCGCGTATTCGGTGAGTCGCAACCCGGGCCGGAATTCGAGCCGACGATGGCGACGCTCGAGGACGTGTACTTCGCGGCGCTGAGGCAGCAGTTGACGGCGGGGGCCGGCGCGGTCGCCGACAGCGCGCCGGGCGTGGCATGA
- a CDS encoding porin — protein MIISFIHAPMRWARVLALGVSCSLVNAAAVAAQDSTTLRTLPPFENHGFIQVYYRTGDPLTKDGYRLRKVDFKFNGILTPKLRWRVTFDAAKVISLNTATGDVADTAVVTNVSVDQKSRILQDAALTYLANRYLSVDIGQQIVPLGLEATTSASYLETIERANFEAERSRAVGLGDVRDIGVSANVALPAGFEGHVGMFNEMGDDQGSTDANDQKALLARLVYHVPLLPGFQFGGTGGFEGGPVAQMKQRAATEVQYRNSLVTLRAETMAARDGLLRRFGWYSLGALRPTKDVQLVARYDSWDRDRTAETTLSNAFERQITVGASYLVESGLAKISLNVVRQTFPNITTVPDGTFALLAFQALW, from the coding sequence ATGATCATCTCGTTCATCCACGCGCCCATGCGATGGGCGCGCGTGTTGGCTCTTGGCGTATCGTGCAGTCTCGTGAACGCCGCGGCAGTCGCGGCGCAGGACTCGACGACGCTTCGCACGCTGCCCCCGTTTGAGAATCACGGCTTCATTCAGGTTTACTATCGCACCGGCGATCCGTTGACGAAGGACGGGTATCGACTGCGTAAAGTCGATTTCAAGTTCAACGGGATCCTCACGCCAAAGCTCCGCTGGCGCGTCACCTTCGACGCGGCCAAGGTGATTTCGCTCAACACGGCCACGGGCGACGTCGCGGACACCGCCGTCGTGACCAACGTCTCGGTCGATCAGAAATCGCGCATCCTGCAGGACGCGGCGCTCACCTACCTGGCGAATCGCTACCTGTCAGTCGACATCGGACAGCAGATCGTGCCGCTCGGACTCGAGGCGACGACCTCGGCGTCGTACCTCGAGACGATCGAGCGCGCGAACTTCGAGGCCGAGCGATCTCGTGCGGTCGGACTGGGCGACGTGCGCGACATCGGCGTCTCGGCGAACGTCGCGCTCCCGGCGGGATTCGAGGGGCACGTCGGCATGTTCAACGAGATGGGCGACGATCAAGGCAGCACCGATGCCAACGATCAAAAAGCACTGCTCGCGCGACTCGTCTATCACGTGCCGCTACTGCCGGGATTCCAGTTCGGTGGAACCGGCGGATTCGAGGGCGGCCCCGTTGCGCAAATGAAGCAGCGGGCGGCGACCGAAGTGCAATACCGCAATTCGCTCGTGACGCTACGCGCCGAAACGATGGCCGCGCGCGACGGCCTCCTGCGTCGCTTTGGGTGGTATTCACTCGGCGCATTGCGTCCGACGAAAGACGTGCAGCTCGTCGCACGCTACGATTCATGGGATCGAGATCGCACGGCTGAGACCACGCTCTCGAACGCGTTCGAGCGGCAGATCACGGTTGGCGCGAGTTATCTCGTCGAGAGCGGCCTGGCGAAGATATCGCTCAACGTCGTGCGCCAGACCTTTCCGAACATCACGACCGTTCCCGACGGGACCTTCGCTCTGCTCGCGTTTCAGGCGCTCTGGTAG